A region of the Yarrowia lipolytica chromosome 1C, complete sequence genome:
AGCTTTCCAGAGCCACCCTCTTCCCCAGTTTAGCTTTACCGTTGAATTCTACCTTGCGTAAAAGAACCACCTCTGCAGATCAATCTTACCATCCTACACATCACTACCTCCAGTGTAAACAGGCAACACGTATCGAAAATGGTCAAGTTCTTCCAGTCCAGCCATTCCTACGAGTGAGTATtcgagatgaagaaggcaTAAACAGACTGGCATACCCAATGTGCCACGAAGACTCAAACAGCAACCTCAGATTGTTGCACAGGCCAGGTTTACgagcaacagcagatgaaacaagaagatgaaggacaCAGCCGCTTGTGATGGGCTCGGATGGAATGGGAGTTCAAGTCGGAAACTGCCGTGATGGAACTTCATTGGACCTAGCCTCTGTGACATCGCAGAAGTGATTTGGAGACCACTACAGCATTGCGCACTTGTCGCTTGTGATCAATGCTTCGAAAAGAGGTTTGTAGACACAACTATTGGCATGGACGTTAATGTTTGTGTTGTAAATCATCTTTTGGATCCTTACTGTCCGTGGCACCATGCCTGCAGGATACAGCCAAGGCTTGCAACTATCACGCCATGTGGTAGTTGATGCACCATGCATCTACTATCCACATTTGGCAGATGCCTGCTTGCAGTGACTTCCTTACATCAGGTCTCTATTGAGGTGTTTTTCAGCGGATATCGGTATCTACAACCTTGTCTTACTACGGGAACATCAATTGGGGTACATCTAACACCCTGCTCAAGGTTTGATAACGGTCGTTGTATGCCTGGCACAACTGCTACTCGTTTCTCTATTATCCGTTACTAACTCAGCCACGACTTTTCCACCGTCTCCCTGGCTTTTTTCAACCGGTACCCCAACCCGTACGCCTCGCACGTGCTTGCCGCCGACACAATTGAGCGATATGTGGACACAGATGGAAATCTGCACACCACGCGTCTAATTCTCAAGCAGGGCCGGCTGCCTAGGTTCGTCAAGCCTTTCCTCAAGCACATTTCTGAGTCTTGGATTATCGAGAAGTCTGTTGTCGACCCCaagcagatggagatggagaccTGGAGCTCGAATCTCGAGCACCGATACATCCTCAAGGTCGAGGAGCGAACCACGTATCGACGTGAGGGCGCCGGAACCTGGTCGCAGAACCAGGTCTCCTTTGTTAGCAACTTTGCCGGCTGGGGAGTCAAGGACCGAATCGAAAAGTGGTCCCTCGACCGATTTGGGGAGAACACCGCTAAGAGCCGACAGGGCATGGCCTTTGTCATGgacctgctcaaggagaagggtcTGATGCATTTCCAGCGAGTTCAGCTTGGACATGACTTCAAGTAAACAGTGGGCGGAGCGACTGTTTGACCCAATTAGAACCCTCGAGACCTACGGAGGACATGCAACAATCGAGAGCATCACACTCGTGGCACACAACAAAACCCTACGGTCTACAGAGTCGAATTTTGAAAAGCAATCAAGAGAAACGGATATCAGAGAACCGACGGAAAGGCCAGGACAGTCATGCAGGACTCGATGGATTTTGAAGgactttttgtttttggagcGCTGAATTTTgaaagacaaaaaaaaagggacaCCACAAGATGACTGAATATTTATATAGATGAAATACAAAACACTGAATTGACGTTGTGGCAGTACGAGCATGAGCAGTCCAGCAGGGAGAATGATgagaggaagaggtgaAGTGAAGgatacatacagtacatagtgtAGGTCAGAATTGCTTCTAAATCGGTCAAGTCTGTTTGTAACTTAGTCCCACAATTTAATGTCGATGGCATCCAATATATATTCAACGGGGTTGGGCCGAGGGGGGGTTAATTTTATGTAatgcatttttttttattctaatgattcattacagctatatactTACAAGTAGTAAGCCGagttattggcgttcaataaatcatacacttctgaatcttTGCGATGTGCGCTGCGGGTCGCTGTCGGTTGGTTTGTCGACGCTTCGTCTAGttgatgtcattgtcgtgGTCTCGTGGTGGTGAATCATGGTTAACAGATCAAGAAATCATATCAATcgttattttttttttattctaatgattcattacagctacGTTACGTTATTTTTATAGCTGAATTTCACACCCTACACGAAATATGCAGGCCGGATCTCACCATCCGCAATAGTTTAGTGGCTAGAATTTCCGCCTGTCAGGTATTAACCAGCACGCGGGGGACCGGAGTTCAATTCTCCGTTGCGGAGAGTATATGAGATtacttcttttttctctaTATATTTGATTTGGTTTGTTCTGATTTTCACGGCTGAATTCACAAAAGTTCGTCGCTATGAAAATTACCGTGATACTTCTGCAGAAGTCTATATACTAACATTGGAGACTGGCATATTTGGTTCAGGAGGAGTAGGGAATCTGAGGTCTGAGGATGTGTAAGGGCGCTAAGGAGCAGATTGTTCCAGAATTCAGCCCCTCCGGTGGATTTCTGAGTCTTTTTTATACTAGTACTTGCTGTTGACCTGCAACACTTTTCGGCAAAACTGATTCCGACCTCAACATTCACAAGAGATATGGGAGAATCCGTTGTTTTTGATTACGAGcgagtccaaggacgacGTCGATTTGCCGATTCAACGACTTTGATTGACACACAAAGTCCTAATTTATCCAACAGCAGGTCCAGCTTCGACTCAACGAGACCGAAATGACACTACAGTAACACGCCATCACCACGGCCATTCGTCCATCAAGGATGTGCAAGTTCTACTAGATCTACAATACTAGAGAGATATTCCACAATCATATGTTAGCTGCTTGTAGCTACATCATCTTGTTTGAGTGCCTATAATATAATAAACATGCATTACCATCCTATATCTGTTATCGTTCCTATCCAACATAACAACCACCCTTCCGTCATCAACTAACAAACAACACACTTTTCGTCTCTGTACTGTTTGAACTCCCTGTCTTCCTCATCCAGAGAAGAACGGGCAGTGTCGCTAGCCCGTCCTTTGCCCTTATCGCGCATCTCCTTTTgcatctccttctgctgCCGTTTGCGCTCTTTCTTTTCACgcttctcggccttctccagctcccgTTTcccctccttctccctTCTGTGCTCCTCCTTGCGatcatccttcttgtgATCTGCGTCATCCTCAGATGAATGCGAagccagcttcttgaggaaGAACCGCTTCTTGGAAGCTGATATGGTGCCCGCTGCTCCACCGGCTAAGGAGCCCTCCGTGGGAGTCACAGTGCCGGTGGCAGCACCGGATCTGGGGAGCTCTGCATGCTCAGGAACAGGGGCCACGTACGACTCACGCCGCAGGAACGACATGATCGACGAATAACTCTTGGATTTGTTGAGATGCGGCTCGGCGTCGGACTCCGAATCGAGAGGATGCGTCGACATGGACGAAGCTGTTGATTCAGAGCCAAAACGAGACTCGGGGGAGTCAACTGTgatgggaggaggaggctgcaCCTGAACCAGATTGCTTCGAGTCGACACATTGTCAGAAGAGTCGTGAGCAGGATACACggttggaagaggagggGCCCGAGTGTTAGTGGGGGAGACTTCATACGATGGAATAGACTCGTAAGAAGGGGCAGCTCCAAGGGTGGACACGTGGGTGTCAACAGCGAGATTTGGAGTATGAGTATCTTCAGAAAATACCTCAACGGTACTGCCTGTAACTTCTCCAGTGTGGCCCTCAAAAATAGACTCCGTATCAAGCCCATTGATGGTCGTACCACCCACACCTTCCGTCACATGATTCACACGTACAGtgtcgtactcgtcgtcTTCACTGCCTTCGGAATCGCAAGAAACCTCTGTCACACCAACAGAAGTGTTTCCTGCATTACCTCCAATGCCAAAATTCGCCCGCAGACGACCCAGACCCCGTCCATTGTCCATGTCGATGTTTCCAATTGACGGCTTATGTCCCTGGGCTACTGCCGGCTTGTGGGCGTTCATAGGGTCCGTGTCGAACTCACGGGACTCGAGTGAATCCGGAATCGGCTGCACGTACTCCGACTTGGGATCATCGTCTTCGTCATCGGCAACCATACGGTAAAAGAGTAGGTACGGCGACTCCTGTGTGAAGGCATCTTCAAAGTCGATCTCCTGAAACTTTTTGTCTCGAGGCTGAAAGTCGTCGAACCGCAGCCACTTGCGCCGTGCCGCTTCGTTGGTAGCTGAGATCTTGGACGAAACGGTGCCTGATCGGGTTCGGAACTGATGTCGAGCGCCAGCAACATCAAAATCGTCCTCGGAAGCACTCTTGGTAGGGCGCTCGGCAGTAGTGTAGACTCCGCCAAcggtatcacgtgacgcctGCTCAGAAACGAGCGTAATGTAATGTCCAGAGTGAACAGAAGTACCTCTGTGACACACAGCAGACTCCAGCACGAGCTTAAACGCGCCAGGATGCTTGGGTTGCTCGTAGTCTTCGTCAGAAACGGCCTCCTCGCTGTCCTCGTAGTCCATGTCGAGATTCTGGTCGGCCACAAACGAGGGGAAGTGAATAGTATCGGGGATCACAACAGTACGGTTGTTCTTCTTTGCCACCCCAGATTCCGTCCAACAGAACCGCTTGAGACAAATCACAAGCACAGGTTTAGACTTTGCAAAGTACACGGCGGCAGGAGAGTCGGTATCCCCCTTGGTATTGGAGTAGAATGGCAACAGCTGAAGAAACATCCATGCAGGAAGCGTGATCTCACTGTTTTCGTTCCACAGAGACGAGCGGGTCGACTGGCCGCCAATAGAGCCCTTTCGAATAAGCTCAGACACGCGTGGGTTCTTGACCATGGTGGACACGGATGCTGTGTCTGGTAAAACAGGTGAGTCGACGGCGGAGTCTACGGCGGAGTCAGTGACCGAGGAAGATGACTCTGCGTTTGAATCATCGTTCTCATCTCCTACCTCAACCACTCCTCCCGTTTCACCTTCTCCCCTGTCCTCCTCATTATCGTACCTGTGCCATCTGTTCTGGTCCACAAACTGCAACTCTCGCAGAGTATTGATATCCTTCTTAtctccctcttccactgaaCTCACAGACGTCCTTCTGGAGGCAAGTGTACTGGGGCTGCCCCCTTCTCCGTCCAACATCTCCACTGTCTCGACGTGAACATGGTACTTTTTAGACTTTGTGGAGTAGGATCGAGGGCGTTTGAACGCGACCGCATCCAGCTGGTCCAGGGTCTTGCGCCGTTCAATCTGACGACGGACATTCACTGAGTTCGAAAAGTATTGCTCCAGACATTGCTCCAACAGAATGGGAGGGTCGTTATCATCGCCAGGAACAGGAATGTGAAGCATTCGTTCATTTACCAACTTGTGGTCGTCCTCTCTTACCTCCTTGCCTCCATGTGCAATATCCACCTTGAGCGTCAACAACGGCATGTCCATTTTGTCGCAAATAAACTGAAACAGTTCAGACACATCCTGCTGCCTGTGTAGTGTCTGCCCGTCGCACCAATCCGCTTCCATCAGCGACTCCATCAGCTTGTGCGTCATGTCTGTGGTGATGTAGCATCCCTGGCGAAGCAGAGTCACGTAAAATCTGAGCAATGTGGCCAGCGACTCTCGCCGCTCGTCGAACTCAAAGTTCTTGTACAGCATGGGCTCGAAGTTGTCCATTCGAGCAAACATTGCCACCATGAGTGAGTCAAAGTAGCATGACACTCCGTTCCAATTGTCTGCTCCCACAAGGCGGGTATACTCCCCTTGAGGGGAGACGTATGGATGCATGAGACCCGCAGCGGCCTTCCGGAACGCCACAATGAGCTGAACGGCCTTTTGAGTGTCGTTTTGCGTGAACTTGGACGCCAGCACAAATCTGATATTTTCCAAATCAATCGTTTCAGCCGGAATTTTGTACTCCTCCATGAGCGTGGTTCTGACGTGTTCTTCAGGGGAAAGAATCATCGAACTTGGTCGTGACGACGTTGGTGTCAGCCCCAGGGTGTTCAACTTGCTGACAATGTCATCACTcgttgtgtttgtgtttgtggttgtgtcGCCTGTATTTCTTACCGATGACGTTCCCCTGGATGTAGGAACAGCGGAACCCGCTCTGGAGGTCACCCGACTACCGATCCTGGAGCTCCGTCCTCTCCTCAGCTTCAACCATCCCTCATTatccttctcgtcgtctgttgtgtttgtgtcgctctTGTTGCCGTCGCTTTTGTGCCCATCTTTTCCGTCCTTGTCTTTGCGCTCGAAAATGGACCGAAACAGCTTCCGATTCCGCGACGCCTTGGGAGCAGAGATCTGCGCCCAGTCCTTGGAGCCGCTcatggtgtctgtgtggtATCGTGGTGCACAAGAGGAGACGTCGTCATGTGGAGATGATGCATGATAGAGTTGTGGTTGCGGTAGGAGGGTGGTCTACTGTATGGCGTACAATGAGCGTGGTGACAACGAAAACAGAGCGAATCAAAGCGCATCATCctacatatatatatcccCCCTATAAATGATACAAAACGACTCCCCACAACCCCTTCCATGATACACAATGTCTTGTTCCAATACCATCATACACCTCTATCAATACCCCAAAAGTATAATTTACACATTGGGGATCCAAGATAATAATAAATGGGCTATTATTGCAAATATACAAGCACCGAAAAATCGCCAGGAGGCGCTAGACATCCCAAACGGCCCAGGAAACGCCGAAAAAATCACATATTcacacaaaaccaccattATATCGTCGTTCTCCACAAGACGACAAAAACCCAATTTTTCAATACGGTTTCGACTGATTTACACAACCTCACCAAGGACTGAAACGGACCAAAAAGCAAGTTCTACCAAAACTACTGTGCAGTAACTTTTTACCGCCGTCTGCCAGGTCAGACAAAAACCAATTTTCCCCTTACCCAGAAAATACATAGACTCCAGACCAGCCCAGATCTCCACAGACCCTTCTCCATTCCCGACCCTCTCCACACGGACTAAACCGCTCGACACGTGATAGACTTTAGCCCATCCGTGGATCGCAAAAGtccaaccctaaccccaaACATGCATACACGATGAGTTTTGCTTTGCCGCCGTGGACAAAATATATCGGGATGCAAAACAGGCATTTTTGGGTGCTATTACTGGGCTATCCGTGCTAAAGTTGTCGGAGCAACCCTAGCCCTGCTTCTCCAAtccaactacttgtagctaaCCGTCCGGCCTTGTCCTACCTGGCTCTCTTGATCGCACTCATCTTGAACGATGGTTAACACAGTAACAAGAAATCGCAACCCTGCACACATCTGATAAACGGGGTTAGGGTATTAAACGCCAGGTTAAGAATGAATATAAGCCACTGCTTTCCAGAATAATGCTCTTGACACGTGTCTTACACGTCTTGCAATGACTCAAAGATGAGACGTGTGGAGACTTTTGTCGATACATAGCATTTCATGCACAGTCATGTGATTTGGCGAATCGCTTAGGAATGCCTATCAGAGTTAGACTTCTGGGAAGCCATTTGGGTTTATTTCAGGGTTTGAGTTGGAGGATTAAATGAGTGGATTAAATGGATTAAATGGATTAAATGGATTAAATGGATTAAATGGTGAAATAAAGAAATGGAGAAATGTAGTGAAAATTGGGCTCGAGTTGTATTTATTCATCTGGCTAGTGTCAATCGTCTGTACAACTACTTATTAAATGCTTGTAATTAATTATAGGATGTGAAATGGAATGGGCGTGAAAATAAAGagtaaaaaaaatcatTTAAATCAGAATGGATGTACAAGACTATAGAGCTGTTTGACTGTACAGAACTTGTAATTAGGAACATTTTGGAGACGGGGGGTTTCAATAGTGCCTTTCCAGGATAGGCAAACGTCGAAGGGGCCCCTTGAGTGGCGTCTCCTCTGTCCTGAGCGGGTCCATTTCGGCAGTCGCAGCCAGGCAGGACTAGAAGTCTTTTCATAAATGTTAGTATGTCATACATACACCAGAGACACGGAGGTGATGAGATACGCATCAATGTTTTCGGCTACAATTACTCGGCGTGAAATCTCCATCCGAACATGGTGTCCCAGAGTCCGTTGTAACTGTCTGTAGTAGTTGGCCACTTCTGAAGAGGCCTTCGAAGGTATTCGATAGTTCGATTCTATTTGGGGGGAGAAGCAGCCGCCTTGGGGTTACACTAAATCACAAGAGCTCCAAGTACAGCCAGGGTGTATCGTTCGAGTGCCGTGTCAACATCTCGCAAGAACCGCAGTCCCCAGAACTTTGGGTGTGCGTGAATGAACAGGTCTTTGAGAACGTTATAGTTGTTGTGGAGTGCTTCAACGATATTATcctgattttttttaagAATGGGCAGTTATTGAACCAGATTGACATTTGTAAAAGTacttttccttctcctccctcaTCAATATCTTCAGGCTGACCTGAATcctggtacagtatatgtACTTAAAACACTGTGCATAGATGTGCCAAAGGGCAAAAAGCTATATCGATAGCGTCAAATAATGGCATAGAaagcacttgtactcatatACATACCTTACAgactatatatatatcttATACTGACAGCAGACTTAGACCTCATCACTCGTGTAAATATCTTCCTATGAAGTGAAAACTGGTGCAGTGGGATCTGCCTCTCTACCATACCTTTTGTCTCGTAGCACTATTCGTAGAGTCCGTCCTTAAACGGAGGTCAAATTCACGTACATggcagtatgtactttctacttgtacactaCTTATGCTGCTCGTACCACTGGTTGGCAAAATCCTCGACAGTCTTGTTGAAGGGAATCCAGTCGATAtcaagcagcttcttggagtAGCTAGCGTCGCACTGGGAAGCGTGGTTTAGCTCCTTCTCCCGGTTGGCGGGGTTTCCAATTGCAATCTTGCCATGGAACTCGGGGATCTTGTTGGCGATATCCTCAATGTCCTGGGTGCAGAACTTGGCGGTGGCCAGCAGGAGTCGTTCTCCGTCAAGCTCGGGCTTGAGAGCAACAACGTGGGCCCGAGCACAGTCTCGGACATCGACAAACCAGCCGGCAACTCCCTCGGGGTCCTGGCCCTTCTTGGACCCGAGAACGTTTGCAAGGACCTCGTTCGAGGTGTTGAGAGCGCTCATGTCGAGAGCAACACCGGGCCCCAGAATGTAGGTGGGGTTGATCCAGGTTATGGAGAACTggggcttctccttgtcacGGAACTCAATGCCGGCCTTCTCAGCATACAGCTTGGAGCCCATGTAGTTGGCGAACGGGTTGCCCTTCTCAGCCGCTTGCTCCCAGGTCATGGGGTTCCAGCTCTTCTCGGTGTAAGTGGTGTTAGGGTCGTAGAAGGTGGCAACATCGAGGTTGCTGGCCACAGAAGAGGTGATGACAATCTTCTTTACGTTGGGAGCATGGGCCTTAGCGGTCTTGAGCACGGAGAGAGTACCCTGAATTGCCGGCTTGAGCATTTCTTCCTCGGGGTCCTCGGCAGTGAAGTTGAACGGAGAGGCCGTATGAAGAATGTAGTCAAGCTTGGGGTGCTTCTTGAACAGTGCCTCAAACTCGGCCTCGTTCTGGATATCCTTGACGGTCTCCAGGGTGAGTTTTCCCGAGTCCACAGAGCTCTGCAGAGCCTGTGTCAGTCGCTCGGCCTTTGCAGGGTTTCGAACCGTGCCAATGACATTGTGGCCGGCCTTGAGCAGTTGGTCGACGCAGTGGCCGGCAAGAAATCCGGTGGCTCCAGTGACGAGTGTAGTGGGCATGATTGTATGTGATTGGTTGAGTTGTAGTTCTGTCAGCTGGTCGGCTTGCTTCTGTTACGACTCCTGTGTTACAActgtggtgttgttgatCTGTTTGTGGTACATTTTTGTTGCTACTGGCGCCTTCTTTATACCTTGAATGCGTGCGCCCATCGCTGCCGTGTTGCGTGTTGCTGCGCTTGCTAAGTCCGTATGGAACGGAGAATGACAAACCTAATCAATATCAGCTCCGTTAGTGACGGAGATAGTGGTAGCGAAAACCTTGAATATGCATGACGAACGTTGCTGCTTTGTTTTTACAATGACATTACGCGACAACCCCTTAGGATATGCGCAATTGAGGAGGGGGTGTTCTAAGGAATCAATTGAACGCCTGAATGGGTTGCGAGGAAAGCCACTGGACTGTTTGCGAGTTTCTAAGTGGGTGCTGAAGTTATAGAAATATTCGACGCAAAAGGGTCTCGAACTCGCGTTGGCTGCATGGAAAAAAGCAAGGAACGCTGCAATGCATCTTTAGAATTAAAATTAAAATCAAGATAAAAACATAAATTCCTAAATACAAAAGATTCGAAAAAGATtcgaaaaaaaataaaaaccCAACATTTTTTGAATTGAACAAAAGAGAATGTAATAAACACGTCGTGGGCCGATTGTTTATTGAAAGTGGTATGATCCTTGTTCACAATTTGAGCAGATGGCTGCATTATTAGTATGTATGGTTGTTGTTCAGTGGTGCAACTACTTGATGTTTTCTCATATATTTTCAATACATTTCAATATatgacaaaaaaacaaatcTCAATTTGACTACGACTaaccctacaagtaggtgaGTCCCCTTGGTGAAGAAATGGATCATGCTGAATGATGTTATAATGAATTGATACTCCCACCCTATTTGATTACGACCAACCCTAGTAGCCCTCCCTAGCTACTTTCCTTACTCTCAATGGTGAAAGAGGGAGGGAActattgaagatcataagtatta
Encoded here:
- a CDS encoding uncharacterized protein (Compare to YALI0C20251g, similar to uniprot|Q12068 Saccharomyces cerevisiae YOL151w GRE2), encoding MPTTLVTGATGFLAGHCVDQLLKAGHNVIGTVRNPAKAERLTQALQSSVDSGKLTLETVKDIQNEAEFEALFKKHPKLDYILHTASPFNFTAEDPEEEMLKPAIQGTLSVLKTAKAHAPNVKKIVITSSVASNLDVATFYDPNTTYTEKSWNPMTWEQAAEKGNPFANYMGSKLYAEKAGIEFRDKEKPQFSITWINPTYILGPGVALDMSALNTSNEVLANVLGSKKGQDPEGVAGWFVDVRDCARAHVVALKPELDGERLLLATAKFCTQDIEDIANKIPEFHGKIAIGNPANREKELNHASQCDASYSKKLLDIDWIPFNKTVEDFANQWYEQHK
- a CDS encoding uncharacterized protein (Compare to YALI0C20207g, some similarities with DEHA0G11033g Debaryomyces hansenii IPF 4165.1 and uniprot|Q8X0M6 Neurospora crassa), yielding MSGSKDWAQISAPKASRNRKLFRSIFERKDKDGKDGHKSDGNKSDTNTTDDEKDNEGWLKLRRGRSSRIGSRVTSRAGSAVPTSRGTSSVRNTGDTTTNTNTTSDDIVSKLNTLGLTPTSSRPSSMILSPEEHVRTTLMEEYKIPAETIDLENIRFVLASKFTQNDTQKAVQLIVAFRKAAAGLMHPYVSPQGEYTRLVGADNWNGVSCYFDSLMVAMFARMDNFEPMLYKNFEFDERRESLATLLRFYVTLLRQGCYITTDMTHKLMESLMEADWCDGQTLHRQQDVSELFQFICDKMDMPLLTLKVDIAHGGKEVREDDHKLVNERMLHIPVPGDDNDPPILLEQCLEQYFSNSVNVRRQIERRKTLDQLDAVAFKRPRSYSTKSKKYHVHVETVEMLDGEGGSPSTLASRRTSVSSVEEGDKKDINTLRELQFVDQNRWHRYDNEEDRGEGETGGVVEVGDENDDSNAESSSSVTDSAVDSAVDSPVLPDTASVSTMVKNPRVSELIRKGSIGGQSTRSSLWNENSEITLPAWMFLQLLPFYSNTKGDTDSPAAVYFAKSKPVLVICLKRFCWTESGVAKKNNRTVVIPDTIHFPSFVADQNLDMDYEDSEEAVSDEDYEQPKHPGAFKLVLESAVCHRGTSVHSGHYITLVSEQASRDTVGGVYTTAERPTKSASEDDFDVAGARHQFRTRSGTVSSKISATNEAARRKWLRFDDFQPRDKKFQEIDFEDAFTQESPYLLFYRMVADDEDDDPKSEYVQPIPDSLESREFDTDPMNAHKPAVAQGHKPSIGNIDMDNGRGLGRLRANFGIGGNAGNTSVGVTEVSCDSEGSEDDEYDTVRVNHVTEGVGGTTINGLDTESIFEGHTGEVTGSTVEVFSEDTHTPNLAVDTHVSTLGAAPSYESIPSYEVSPTNTRAPPLPTVYPAHDSSDNVSTRSNLVQVQPPPPITVDSPESRFGSESTASSMSTHPLDSESDAEPHLNKSKSYSSIMSFLRRESYVAPVPEHAELPRSGAATGTVTPTEGSLAGGAAGTISASKKRFFLKKLASHSSEDDADHKKDDRKEEHRREKEGKRELEKAEKREKKERKRQQKEMQKEMRDKGKGRASDTARSSLDEEDREFKQYRDEKCVVC
- a CDS encoding uncharacterized protein (Compare to YALI0C20229g, no similarity); translated protein: MRISSPPCLWCMYDILTFMKRLLVLPGCDCRNGPAQDRGDATQGAPSTFAYPGKALLKPPVSKMFLITSSVQSNSSIVLYIHSDLNDFFYSLFSRPFHFTSYN
- a CDS encoding uncharacterized protein (Compare to YALI0C20141g, similar to uniprot|Q05776 Saccharomyces cerevisiae YLR193c Similar to MSF1 protein, similar to Saccharomyces cerevisiae UPS1 (YLR193C); ancestral locus Anc_7.359); the protein is MVKFFQSSHSYDHDFSTVSLAFFNRYPNPYASHVLAADTIERYVDTDGNLHTTRLILKQGRLPRFVKPFLKHISESWIIEKSVVDPKQMEMETWSSNLEHRYILKVEERTTYRREGAGTWSQNQVSFVSNFAGWGVKDRIEKWSLDRFGENTAKSRQGMAFVMDLLKEKGLMHFQRVQLGHDFK